Part of the Pseudomonas sp. Leaf58 genome is shown below.
CAGGAAGCGATACTCGCACTGGGTCTTCAGGCCATCGGCGATGGACAGGCCGAACAGCCCGTGAGCCACCAGGCAGCCGAAGTGGCTGGCGTTGGCGTATGCCTCGTCGACATGCACCGGGGTGTGGTCACCGGTGAGGTCGGCGTAGGCCAAAATGCGCTCGCGGGTGACGGTGTAGGTGGGGCTGATGCATTCATCGCCTTCGCGGGCATCGTCCCAGTACTTTTCAATCACGCTCATGCCAGCACCTGCGCACGCGGGTCGATGGCCAGTGCCTGGGCGACACACACCGCCGGCAGCGCCTGGATGAATTCCACCGCCAGGCCATCGGGCAGGCGCAGCCAGTTGCGCCCCTGGGGCATTTCGCTGACGCCGAAGCGTTGGGCGGCGGCCAGGGCGGCCTCCAAGTCTTCGCACATGATACCCAAGTGCGCCATGCGCCCCTCGGGGCCGGCGAAGTCGGGCTGGTGAATGAACTGCAAGCCACCCAGGGTCCAGTACTGCGCTGGTTGCTCGACGCTGCCCTGCACTTCGCGCATGGTCATGCCGCACACTTCGCTGAAGAAACGAATATGCCAGTGGATGTCTTGCACCCAGAAGGCAACGTGTTCGAGGTAGGCTTTCGGCTGGCTCATCGGTTGTCCCTTTTCTGGTGGTCGGCCATCGCGCGTTCGATGCCCTTGATACAGGCCACCAAGGTGGCGTTGACCGGTGTGGCGATGCCGTGACGCTGGCCCCAGCGCACGACAGCGCCGTTGATGAAGTCGATTTCGGTGACCGAGCCCTTTTCCAGGCTCTGCAGCATCGAGGTACGGAAGCTTGCCGGCAGGCCTTCGGCGGCCAGCTGCCAGGCAGCTTCGGGGCTGCTCAGGCTCAGGCGGATACCCGCGCTGCGGGCCACGGCGATGGCCTCGGCCACGGCAGCCTTGGCGGCGTGTTCCAGCAAGGGCTCGCTGTACAGCTGGCCGTAACTGAGCATGGTGATGCCGCTGAGGGCGCCGGTGGCGACATTGACCAGCAGCTTGTCCCACATGGTGCCGAGGATGTTGTCGCTAACCGTGGTGGCCAGCCCGGCAGCGTTGAAGGCCTCGGCGATAGCCTGCACGCGGGGCGTCAGTTGCCCGTCGAGTTCACCGATGTAGGTATGCTTGCCCGCCACGCCGGCGCGAATCGAACCCGGTGCCAGCAGCACGCCACCGACATAGGTCTTGCCCGCCAGCACCCGCTCCCGGCCAACGGCTTCGGCCAGAATGTCCTCGTGCCCCAGGCCGTTCTGCAGCGATAGCACCAGCGTCTGCGGCCCCAGCAGCGCCGTGGCCCCAGCAATCGCCTCGGCGGTGTGGAACGACTTCACCAGCACCACGACCAGGTCGGCCACACCCACGTCATTGGCGTCGCGGGTGGCGTGGACGCGCACCTGGCGCTCACCGCGCTCGTCCTGCACCTGCAACCCGTGCAGGTTCATGGCTTCGACATGCTCACGGCCGCGGTTGAGCAGCCAGGTTGGGTGCCCGGCTTCGCTCAACGCCGCGCCGATGGCGCAGCCCAAGGCGCCGGCACCCAGAATGCAGATTTTCAAATCGCAGACCTCCTGTGGTTTGCGATCACCTTATGCAGCGGGCCATATTCGCGCTATACAATGACCTCAATACGCTAATTGAGTTTTTTAATAATGACCGTCGCCGACGCCCTGCCCGAGCCCAAGCTGCTGCAACTGTTCGACGTGCTTTACCACTGCCGTAGTGTCACGCGCGCCGCCGAACAGCTGGGCCAGAGCCAGCCGACCATCAGCATCTGGCTGGCGCGCCTGCGCCAGCAACTGAACGACCCGCTGTTCGTGCGTACCCCCGGTGGCATGGCCCCTACCCCGCGCGCCGACCAGTTGATCGGGCCTTGCCGCGAAGTGCTCGAATCGCTGCGTCGGTTGACCGCCTGGGAACCACAGTTCATTCCCGCCACCGCACAACGGCGCTTTCGCTTGTGTGTCAGCGATGCCAGCCATATCACTCTGCTGCCCAGCATTCTCAACCACCTGCGCAGCCACGCCCCAGGTATCCGCCTGGAGGCGGTGCGCATTGACGGCAATAGCGAAAGCGCCTTGGAATCGGGCGAGGCCGACCTAGCCATCGGCTTCGTGCCGTGGCTCGGCGGTGGGATGTACCAGCAGGTGCTGTTCGAGCAGGATTGGGTTTGCCTGAGTAACCGCCAGCACCCGCGCTTGGCACACGGCATGAACGTGGCACGCTACCGCGCCGAAGGCCATGTACACATCAGCGCGGGGACCGGCCAGAAGTTGCTGGAGGCGGGGCTGGCGCGGGCCGGCATCGAACGCCAGATCGTGCTGGAGCTACCGGCGTTTCTCGGGCTGGGGATGATCGTCGGTACCACCGACCTGGTCGCCACCCTGCCGCGGCATATCGGCCAAACCCTTGCCGACATGCACGACCTGCAGATGCATGACTGCCCCTTCGCGGTCGAGGGTTTCACCGTAAAACAGCACTGGCATGCCCGCTACCATCAAGACAGCGGCAACCGCTGGTTCAGGGAGGTGATTCACGCGCTGTTCAGCCGCCAAGCCTGACGCCCCGGCGTGGGTTACAGCTCCATTACCATCTCATGCCAAGCCATGCCACCGTGGTCGGACGGCGACGGCTGCACATACTGGTAGCCCAGCTTCTGGTACAGCGCCACATGCTGCTCCTTGCACATCAGGTGAATGCTCTGCTTGCCCGCCGCTTTCATACGGGCGATGAATTCGGCCATCAACCGCTTGGCGTAGCCTTTGCCTTGATGCACGGGGTCGACCACCACCGACATGATCACCACGTTCGGTGCCGCCGGGTCATGGCCGACCAGCTCTTTGAAGGCTTCGTCGGCCATTACCACGTCGTGGGCGCAGCCGCTGTTGATGAAGCCGACGATTTCGCCGGCGCTTTCCAATACCAGGAAGCCTTGCGGGTACTGCGCAATACGGGTGCGGATTTTCTCCAGTGTGGCCGCCTCATCCCCTTCGTAGGCGCCAATTTCGATGGCGTAGCAGCGTTCGGCATCGGCGGCTGTGGGGGTGCGGAACTGGGTGGGGCTCATGGTGGGTTTCCTTGGCGATGGGTGAAAGCAGCCACCATGGTAAATGAGCATCAAGAATCGTGCGCGATCCCTCAGCCCAAACGGGAAAAAATCCTACAAGTTGTTGCTGCTGCGAACTTTTTCCTGTTTGCCGGTCTATGTGGGAGGCACAGAAAGGCAGCGCAACGCGAAAACGCTTCGCCCGCACCTGCTGGCCAGATGGCTCAATTGTTATCAGAGGTTGGCTTCGCTCATGAAAATACATGTCGCAAGGTTGATGCTGCTCGGCCTGTTCTCGTTGGCGGCGATGGGCACGGCATCGGCAACACAAATGAGAGCGCCGGTGGCGCCGGCCCCGGCCCAAACCGTTCAAACGCCGTTGCAGCCTGCCGGCAGCCCCTGGTCCCGGGTGGCCAGTGTGGCCGATAAACAGCCAGCCACGCTGCTGGCCCACGATGACGACCGCTGGCACGACCACCGCAGCGATTGGCGCCGCGAACAGTGGCGCCGCGAGCAAGCCCGGCGTGACTGGGAACGGCGCCGAGACTGGGAGCGCCGCCGCGATTGGGAGCGCCGCCATGAGCGGGCCATGCAGCAGCGTCATTATGATGACCACCGCTACTACCGCCGTTGATCGCAAGCCGCTAACGCGTGCCCTGTAGAAGCTGGTCGGTCAGGTGGGGGTTTCCCCCGCCGCCTCAGCTTCCATCTTCAAACGGTCGGCTTTGCAAATGTACTTGGCCTTACGCGGCGCCAGTTTGGCACTGGCCTTTTTGGCATGCGCCTGCAATAGCTGCTTGATTTTCTTGCGACGGTTCATTTGTACTCGGCCTGTCGGTCTGGTTTGCCTGAACACATCATACCTTGCCTCGGCCAGCAGCTCGTTGACGTAATTTTCACACTCGGCAGATTAGCGTCACGGCCTTTCCGGCCACGAGCACATCCGCTGGCCGCCAAAGGTACGACGAGGCATACGTGTCACACACAACATCCCCCTCCGCGCCCAAGCGCGTGGACTGGGCCGGCCTGGGCTGGCTTTTGCTGTTCTTCTGGTATTTCTCGGGCGTGACCCAGGCATTGCTGCTGTTCAGCGGTACTACCGGGTTTGCCGGTTTTCGCGATGCATTCTTCCTGAGCAGCCTGTGGCTGGCCCCGGTACTGCTGCTGCCACGCTTCACCCGCGCCACGGCAGCGGTGATTGGCCTGGTACTGTGGGGCGCGTCGCTGGTGGGCCTGAGCTACTTCGGCATCTACCGCCAGGAATTTTCGCAAAGCGTCATTTTCGTGATGTTCGAGTCGAATACCGCTGAAGCCGGTGAATACTTCAGCCAGTACTTCAGCGTGTGGCTGGGCTTGGCACTGCTGCTGTATA
Proteins encoded:
- a CDS encoding VOC family protein is translated as MSQPKAYLEHVAFWVQDIHWHIRFFSEVCGMTMREVQGSVEQPAQYWTLGGLQFIHQPDFAGPEGRMAHLGIMCEDLEAALAAAQRFGVSEMPQGRNWLRLPDGLAVEFIQALPAVCVAQALAIDPRAQVLA
- a CDS encoding GNAT family N-acetyltransferase — encoded protein: MSPTQFRTPTAADAERCYAIEIGAYEGDEAATLEKIRTRIAQYPQGFLVLESAGEIVGFINSGCAHDVVMADEAFKELVGHDPAAPNVVIMSVVVDPVHQGKGYAKRLMAEFIARMKAAGKQSIHLMCKEQHVALYQKLGYQYVQPSPSDHGGMAWHEMVMEL
- a CDS encoding LysR family transcriptional regulator yields the protein MTVADALPEPKLLQLFDVLYHCRSVTRAAEQLGQSQPTISIWLARLRQQLNDPLFVRTPGGMAPTPRADQLIGPCREVLESLRRLTAWEPQFIPATAQRRFRLCVSDASHITLLPSILNHLRSHAPGIRLEAVRIDGNSESALESGEADLAIGFVPWLGGGMYQQVLFEQDWVCLSNRQHPRLAHGMNVARYRAEGHVHISAGTGQKLLEAGLARAGIERQIVLELPAFLGLGMIVGTTDLVATLPRHIGQTLADMHDLQMHDCPFAVEGFTVKQHWHARYHQDSGNRWFREVIHALFSRQA
- a CDS encoding MaoC family dehydratase → MSVIEKYWDDAREGDECISPTYTVTRERILAYADLTGDHTPVHVDEAYANASHFGCLVAHGLFGLSIADGLKTQCEYRFLPGMSLGWTWDFVLPIKVNDVLHVRMRVGAMRPSNSRPGWGIVVLPSELINQHGQVVQRGEHRLMVPRRVEA
- a CDS encoding ketopantoate reductase family protein, with the protein product MKICILGAGALGCAIGAALSEAGHPTWLLNRGREHVEAMNLHGLQVQDERGERQVRVHATRDANDVGVADLVVVLVKSFHTAEAIAGATALLGPQTLVLSLQNGLGHEDILAEAVGRERVLAGKTYVGGVLLAPGSIRAGVAGKHTYIGELDGQLTPRVQAIAEAFNAAGLATTVSDNILGTMWDKLLVNVATGALSGITMLSYGQLYSEPLLEHAAKAAVAEAIAVARSAGIRLSLSSPEAAWQLAAEGLPASFRTSMLQSLEKGSVTEIDFINGAVVRWGQRHGIATPVNATLVACIKGIERAMADHQKRDNR
- a CDS encoding DUF2986 domain-containing protein, giving the protein MNRRKKIKQLLQAHAKKASAKLAPRKAKYICKADRLKMEAEAAGETPT